The following coding sequences lie in one Hippopotamus amphibius kiboko isolate mHipAmp2 chromosome 7, mHipAmp2.hap2, whole genome shotgun sequence genomic window:
- the ODC1 gene encoding ornithine decarboxylase yields the protein MNNFSNEEFDCHFLDEGFTAKDILDQKINEVSSSDDKDAFYVADLGDILKKHLRWLKALPRVTPFYAVKCNDSRTIVKTLAAIGTGFDCASKTEIQLVQSLGVPPERIIYANPCKQVSQIKYAANNGVQMMTFDSEVELMKVARAHPKAKLVLRIATDDSKAVCRLSVKFGATLKTSRLLLERAKELDIDVIGVSFHVGSGCTDPETFVQAISDARCVFDMGAEVGFSMYLLDIGGGFPGSEDVKLKFEEITSVINPALDKYFPSDSGVRIIAEPGRYYVASAFTLAVNIIAKKLVLKEQTGSDDEDESSDQTFMYYVNDGVYGSFNCILYDHAHVKPLLQKRPKPDEKYYSSSIWGPTCDGLDRIVERCNLPEMHVGDWMLFENMGAYTVAAASTFNGFQRPTIYYVMSGPTWQLMQQLQNHDFPPGVEEQDVGTLPVSCAWESGMKRHPAACASARINV from the exons ATGAACAACTTTAGTAATGAAGAGTTTGACTGCCATTTCTTGGATGAAGGCTTTACTGCCAAGGACATTCTGGACcaaaaaattaatgaagtttcttcttct GACGATAAGGATGCCTTCTATGTTGCTGACCTGGGAGACATTCTGAAGAAACATCTAAGATGGTTAAAAGCTCTTCCTCGGGTCACCCCCTTTTATGCAGTCAAATGCAATGATAGCAGAACCATAGTGAAGACCCTCGCTGCCATAGGGACAGGATTTGACTGTGCCAGCAAG ACTGAAATCCAGTTGGTGCAGAGTCTTGGGGTACCTCCAGAGAGGATCATCTATGCAAATCCTTGTAAACAAGTATCTCAGATTAAATACGCTGCCAATAATGGAGTCCAGATGATGACTTTTGATAGTGAAGTCGAGTTGATGAAAGTTGCCAGGGCACATCCAAAGGCCAA GTTGGTTTTGCGGATCGCCACGGATGATTCCAAAGCAGTGTGTCGCCTCAGTGTCAAATTTGGTGCCACACTCAAAACCAGCAGGCTTCTTCTGGAACGGGCAAAAGAGCTAGATATTGACGTCATTGGTGTCAG CTTCCACGTAGGAAGTGGTTGTACGGATCCAGAGACCTTTGTGCAGGCCATCTCTGATGCCCGCTGTGTCTTTGACATGGGA GCTGAGGTTGGTTTCAGCATGTACCTGCTTGATATTGGTGGTGGCTTTCCTGGATCTGAGGATGTAAAGCTCAAATTTGAAGAG ATCACCAGTGTAATCAACCCAGCCTTGGACAAGTATTTTCCATCAGACTCTGGAGTAAGAATCATAGCTGAGCCAGGCAGATACTACGTTGCATCAGCTTTCACGCTCGCAGTTAATATCATTGCCAAAAAACTCGTATTAAAGGAGCAGACAGGCTCTGATG ATGAAGATGAGTCGAGCGACCAGACGTTTATGTATTATGTGAACGATGGGGTCTATGGGTCATTCAACTGCATCCTTTACGATCACGCACACGTGAAGCCTCTTCTGCAGAAG AGACCCAAACCAGATGAGAAGTATTATTCGTCCAGCATCTGGGGACCGACCTGTGATGGCCTGGACCGCATTGTTGAGCGCTGTAACTTGCCCGAGATGCATGTGGGCGATTGGATGCTCTTTGAAAACATGGGTGCTTACACTGTCGCTGCTGCTTCTACTTTCAATGGGTTCCAGAGACCAACCATCTACTATGTGATGTCAGGGCCAACATG GCAACTGATGCAGCAACTCCAGAACCACGACTTCCCGCCCGGAGTAGAGGAGCAGGATGTTGGCACCCTGCCTGTGTCCTGTGCTTGGGAGAGTGGAATGAAACGGCACCCAGCAGCCTGTGCTTCAGCTCGTATTAATGTGTAG